Within the Pangasianodon hypophthalmus isolate fPanHyp1 chromosome 19, fPanHyp1.pri, whole genome shotgun sequence genome, the region TGCAGAGTGGCACTGGCAGCTGGTCCATAGGGGCAGGAGGGGCAGAGGCTCATCATTTATATCCTCCATTCAACAAATGTCCATTTATCTAAATTCTTCACTCACAACcctgtacattttaaattgcaTTGAAGTACTAATTACTTTTTTTGGGGTGaccagtgatttaaaaaaaaaaatgctatttgacAGATGTTCTGTTGATTTGCTTGCACTTAGTGGTCAATATTAGAACAGCAACAAGTGCTAATAAAGGCCCACTGGGGCACaaatcatgctgccccatgctcagtggaggagcagcagacaggacagttaatagCATTGCCAGATTGGGTTAGTTTAAAAAGACTCCATGACCagcaagatcttgttttatagcaaataatcagaattaaatctaaaaaaaaaaagctagttcTGTTTTTGCATTTCCCTGTGATGTTCATGGGAGGAATTTGGGCCCATTGAAATGTCATGCATGGGCCCAAGCGAACAATATACCTGTCTGACATTGTAATGTGTATTGCTTCTTAAAAGCACTGCACTTCCTGGCTGTTGAAGAATGCTCTATAATGAACTGTTTTAACTAGTATCGGACAGATTCATTATTTAAAgcctatatatacagtatatatacatacacacacatcatgaaaTTCACTCATGGATTAATGGAGTCTTATGGTTTAGTTTGTACTTCACTTAGGCCAAAAGACCAAAAGCTTGAGTGGTTCCTTAGCATGCATAGTGGCAACTGGACCACTTTCAAGTTAAACTCCATTTCAGGAGTAGAGACATGGCATTGACTTTTgaggagaaaacacaaaaatgctaaaatttgCAGTAGGACATAGGATTTGGTTTAGACAGCTCATCATTTCCATATTACAAATTGAAGTACCATGTCCATGTGCAtgtcctctgggttctccagttttctcccacccCCAAACAGATGCCAGTAGGTGTATTGGTCACACCATACATGGTTAATTATAGGTGTATCTGTTTTGAATGAGCAGTGAAATACCAATACAACTATAGGTATTTATTAAGCTTCATTGCTTTcttgtgtgtattatatatgttGTTGCACTGTGTTAGTGGCTTAGCATGTAATTGCACACTCTTATACAAAAGTAGCTTATTCTGTACACAGCCTTATCTTTAAAGCCAATTATTAATCAAAGGGCATATTAGCTGTACTAATGCTCTTCACATACCTAACTTGTATTTACACTCATTCATTGGTTATTTTATCAGGTATGCCCACCATATTACtgcactttgtaggtatacAATTACTGATTGTAGGCCAGCTGGACTCTTCTCAGCAAAGCTATCAATAAGCTGTAGTATCTAACTTTACACCTAcaaggtgtgtatgtgtctaaTTACATGCACTAATTACATGTAAATACTACATGTACAAAGCCTACCTACAGTACATGGTCGACAACACTGATGTTGGAAAACTAAAGCTGGTTTGCAAACAAGTCTGTCTTGTAGGGCAAGTCCAGCACatgcaaattaaattaacagagagaagagagataaGCTGTCGCTGTGTCACATgacatttctatttaaatattCTATTTTGATATATGCCTATTTATCCTTTTTCCAGCTTTTTCCAGCTTTTTCCAGCTATGAGGGACAGACTAAGCCATCTTCAGACATTCTCAGCAGCAGTCCAGCATTCATTGAAGGAGCGGCATGAAGAACCTCCTCAGGAACATAACACTGACCCTGAGATGGAGGCCATATTTAATGAGGCTAATAACATTCGCCGTGACATTCAGCTCATTCTTTTGGATGTGAAGCATCTCGAAGAGCAGAACTCTCCTGTTTGGAATGAGCTACCAAATTCTAGCACTGTGAAGCACGACTCTAATGCCATTGCTGCTAGCATCAAGTCCCGTGCTAAAGACGTGCTTGCACGTCTTCGCAGTATGGATATGCATGCTAGCGAGCTGGAGAAAAAGCATGGGATCAACAGTGCCCTTTCTCGAATCGCACGAACACAATATGCTGGTTTGAGCAGCAGCTTCCGTGATGTGATGATGGAATACAACAGGGCAGAGATGAGCCACAGGGAAATGTGCAAAACGCATATCCAGAGGCAGCTGGAGATTGTGGGGCGAGAGGTGACAGGTGAGCAGATTGAGGAAATGCTAAGTAATGACCAGTGGAACATCTTTAGTGAGAACGTTGTCACAGAGGGGAAAACAGCACGATCTGCCCTCAGCCAAATCGAAAACCGACACACGGAGCTGCTGGAACTGGAAAGCCGCATAAGGAGCATCCATGAAGTGTTTCTAGACATGGCTATGCTGGTAGAAGAACAGAGCAACATGATAGATTACATACAGACAAATGTCCAAAAAACTGATGCAGATATGAAGAATATGCTGGTAAAGCTTGAAAAGGCCAAGAAATATGATAGAAACAACCCCTTCAAGAAGATCTTTTGTAGGAGGCGTTAATCAACGCGTAACTGCACTGTTTATAATTTTTGGACTTTGCTTGCTGACTGTGACTTTGTTGTGATTTTATTGTGTACTGTTTAagagctgcatttttaaaaatttgctttGATATGATATATTAAATGGAGGATAAAATGCCCACATTGACTGTAGCTAAGATATTAATATCGTAGATGAGTTTGTCTTTTGAATAAAtcaaccaatttttttttatatgtcagGCTGTATCAAAGATtttctggattaaaaaaaaaagtttttcctcTCAAATATTTGACTATGTATGTGCGAATTTTGgaggtaataaataaatgatgaatgtTTAATAGTGTAGCAGTGTTACTTTCAACTTTACAATATTACAGGTGTGTAcaatattatacactatatggccaaaagtttgtggacatctgaccatcacaccacacccatatgtgctttttgaacattccattccagatttattccccatttgctgttataataacctcgattcttctgggaaggctttcacATAGGTGTTCACATAGTTTTGCCACAtagaatatataaaattatttaagttGCTAGAAAATACAATAGCAAATAGATATAAGGAAGTGGTCACAGTCTCATCGACATGGCCTCACTAGTGCTCATTGAGGAAATCCTATCTTTTCAATACATTACCAACACTAGTGATTCACTAGTGATTCATTAGTTCATTATACACCTGAGCGAACTAAGCACTTTACATCCTCTTCCATTTGTCCCACACTTATGACCTAGGTGACATGCACTTCTGACTTCTGTTAGGAAGGCATGTTAAAAGAGTAACATAGTGGGATATTGCTGGTAAGAAGTCAGCAATAcaagtgtagaaaaaaaaacatgaatctCAAGTGGTTGTCTTTTTGACATATTGTGCATTAAATAGGGTGTAGAAAGAAATGGTTTTCCAATGTGGTGCACTTATATAGGGAATATATGGAGGTAGTGTTCTTACACTTGCAAATCCATATAACTGTTCACTGGACTCCAAGGTTCTGTCTTCTCCAAGAAAATAGCAGTGCCATTTAAGACAAGACAAATGAAGAGACACACGCGCCCTCTAGTGGTGGCTGCGTAGCATCTTAGACGTAGAAAACATGCGGAACAATGGGGGCCTCTAGTGGCCAAAACACAACATAGCCAGTCCAAAATCctgacaaaatttaaaaattttctcAGCATCTCTTCTGCGCTGGCACATGAAGTGTCTAGGAGTTGCAGGCAACACAGAAGCTCAGATgtctatacatacatacttatgTATGTATGGAGTATTTGGactgacacaattttcataattttgcctctctacaccaccacaatggatttgaaatgaagcattgtgtgattgaagtgtagactttcagctttaattcaagaggtttaacaaaaatattgcattaactgtttaggaattatagccatttttttaatagagttcttccattttcacaggctcataAGCAATTGGACAAACTAAGAATCATCAATCATCTGGCACaaagactttagcagcagatcttttaagtcctgtaagtcacgaggtggggcctccatggatcgggcttgtttgtccagcacatcccatagatgcttgatcagattgagatctgaggaatttgaagccaagtcaacaccctgaactctgtcatgttcctagaaccattcctgaacactttctgcagtgtgacagggcacattatcctgctgaaagaggccactgccattagggagtaccattgccatgaaggggtgtaactggtctgcaacaatgtttaggtaggtggtacgtgtcaaagtaacatccacatgggtgcatatatagttatagttttaacttttctttcttcctttcttttctttcttcctgcactttaactgtctgtgagctgctgtgataagtgaatttccccattgtgggatcaataaagtttatcttatcttttttatcttatcttatgaatgccaagacccaaggtttcccagaagaatattgcccagagcatcacactgcctccgccagcttgccttcttcccatagtgcatcctggtgccatctcttccccaggtaagcaatgcaCATGCCCCCAgtcatccacatgatgtaaaagaaaacatgatttatcagaccaggccaccttcttccactgctccatggtccagttctgatgctcttgttcccattgtaggcactttcggcagtggactgtggtcagcatgggcactctgaccagtctgcagctacacagcaagctgtgatgtgctgtgtgttctaacacctttctatcatagccagcattaactttctctcttctgtgggatcggaccaaaCGGGCAtctatatagaaatatatagaaaaaagtaaataatatctTTATCTTTCATCAAGAAGGCGTTTCGTTATTGTGCTAtactgagtaaactctagagactgttgtgtgtgaaaatcccaggagattgttgtttttcttattttatgtatttataccaTACTTACATAAATCCTTAACTTTAACAATTCATCATAGCTCACTAAACTTCACACCTCACTAAACTGTCACACCTGTGACAGTTATTTGGTGTTCTCGATTGCTTATGTTAcacatgtaaatgtaagtagGTAGAAGTTGGAATATGAGTAATGTAGAGTGCAGCAATGTAGACCATAATAATAAGATTTGTATGAATTTTTTAAGGTTCCAAGAAAGCCTGTTTTCTAAAGTACACTCCTAGAACACTAAACCCGTTCATAAACCAGTTCAGAACAGCACCTTGCTCTGTTATgtgaataaaaactaaaaattgaGCAACAAAGAGTTCTGAGTAACTAGTAGGGGCATACAAAGGAAGTCAAttaatttcaaatgaaattagTTCAAACAGGTTGACTTTGAGTGCAGAAAGAAAAATTTGCAACTTATGCTCATAAGCAGCAAGACTTAACAGGCATTGTCAGATTGTTCAGTGTGCCTTGGCAAAGGTTCTCACCATGTGTCACACCCAACTCTGCACTCTGGAAAGCTAAACATGCTTTCAGTGTCATGCCTCTAAAGCAGCCTGTTGTGCCTCTAAAGCAGCCTGTTTTACAGTTGCTGTAGGCCTTGTGCTTCAACAAACCAGTGAAGCCTAAGTCTGATCAACCAGCAACAGTCCAACAAGCACAGAAAACTCAGAAAGCTTAGTTAGCAGCAGCTTTAAAAATGCTCATTGGATAAATATACTCAGTGGAGGCACTAATTTCCACAGGCACAAGGCATTATTTTGGCAATAACATTAGTTATGGTAGTTCATGGCATGCATATAGGTGCGTCTCCTTGGGGGCAGATAACTGGGATCCTCTGTGCTGCCACTTCATTATTGATTTAGTACTATATAGCTTAcgtattttacatatttttttaatgcattttatgattggataattgcatgaatgagtaggtgtagagttgttcctaataaagtgtttggtgagtATATGTGAAAAGCAGTGATGGAAGAGTTGCTCATTTCAAATGGGTAGCTTGAGTACaagtgaatatacagtatattgccaAAGGTTTTGGGAtatctgcctttacatgcacatgaactttaatgacatcccattcttaatctgtagggtttaatatggagttggcccaccttttgcagctataacagcttcaactcttctgggaaggctttccacaaggtttaggagtgtgtttatgggaatttttgaccattcttctagaagcagttttgtgaggtcaggcactgatgttgaacgagaaggcctggctcacagtctccgctctaattcattccaaaggtgttctatcgggttgaggtcaggactctgtgcaggccggTCAAGTTCCTCCtcaccaaactcgctcatccatgtctttatgaaccttgctttgtgcactgctgcgcagtcatgttggaacaggaaggggccatccccaaactgttcccacaaagttgggagcatgaaattgtccaaaatgtcttggtatgctgaagtattaagagttcctttcactggaactaaggggccaagcccaacccctgaaaaacaaccccacatcataatcccccctccaccaaactttacacttggcacaatgcagtcaggcaagtaccgttctcctggcaaccaccaaacccagactcgtccatcggattgccagacagagaagcgtgattcggcactccagagaacacgtctccactgctctagagtccagtggcggcgtgctttacaccagtgcatccgacgctttgcattgcacctggtgatgtaaggcttggatgcagctgctcggccatggaaacccattccatgaagctctctacacactgttcttgagctaatctgaaggccacacgaagtttggaggtctgtagctaatgactctgcagaaagttggcgacttctgcgcactgtgtgcctcagcatgcgctgaccccgctctgtgagtTTACGTGGCCTTCCACTTCATGGCTTAGTTGccgttgttcccaattgcttccactttgttataataccactaacagttgaccgtggaatatttagtagtaaggaaatttcacaaatggacttattgcacaagtggcaacctatcacggtaccacgcttgaattcactgagctcctgagagcaacccattctttcacaaatgtttgtagaagcagtctgcatgcctaggtgcttgattttatacacctgtggccatggactCCTCAATACTTAGACTCCtcaatacctagaactggactgaaggaaggaacacacacacacacacacatatatacacatacacacaactgaacatcctccatgcacatgttttgcacatgttttatgctgctgctgctactgttatgtttacacataatacaataccattatgtttacattacttcagCTATTTGTATCAAACTCTGTATTATTTCCACTATTGTCACTTGGCGATTTTCAAA harbors:
- the LOC113545207 gene encoding syntaxin-11; the encoded protein is MTQLPVCGAGEGLDDILLNFFQLFPAMRDRLSHLQTFSAAVQHSLKERHEEPPQEHNTDPEMEAIFNEANNIRRDIQLILLDVKHLEEQNSPVWNELPNSSTVKHDSNAIAASIKSRAKDVLARLRSMDMHASELEKKHGINSALSRIARTQYAGLSSSFRDVMMEYNRAEMSHREMCKTHIQRQLEIVGREVTGEQIEEMLSNDQWNIFSENVVTEGKTARSALSQIENRHTELLELESRIRSIHEVFLDMAMLVEEQSNMIDYIQTNVQKTDADMKNMLVKLEKAKKYDRNNPFKKIFCRRR